In Acinonyx jubatus isolate Ajub_Pintada_27869175 chromosome B3, VMU_Ajub_asm_v1.0, whole genome shotgun sequence, a genomic segment contains:
- the NSMCE3 gene encoding non-structural maintenance of chromosomes element 3 homolog yields MLQKPRNRGRPNTQAERERDWARGAAEEAPSTSRGAGGSQEARGTSSQGGRRAEASPEVGPRSQQQLELKVAELVQFLLIKDQKKIPIKRTDIVKHVIGDYKDIFPDLLKLAAERLEYVFGYKLVELEPKSNTYILINTLEPVEEDAEVRGDQGTPTTGLLMIVLGLIFMKGNTIKETEVWDFLRRLGVYPTKKHLVFGDPKKLITEEFVRQRYLEYRRIPHTDPVDYEFQWGPRTNLETSKMKVLKFVAKVHNQDPKDWPAQYCEALADEEARARPETGGPTPSS; encoded by the coding sequence ATGTTGCAGAAACCGAGGAACCGGGGCCGCCCTAACACCCAGGCcgagagggagagggactggGCCCGTGGCGCCGCGGAGGAGGCCCCGAGCACCTCCCGCGGGGCGGGAGGCTCCCAGGAGGCCCGGGGCACGTCGTCGCAGGGCGGCCGCCGGGCCGAGGCCTCCCCCGAGGTGGGGCCCAGGTCCCAGCAGCAGCTGGAGCTGAAGGTGGCCGAGCTAGTGCAGTTCTTGCTGATTAAGGACCAGAAGAAGATCCCGATCAAGCGCACTGACATAGTGAAGCACGTTATCGGGGACTACAAGGACATCTTCCCTGATCTCCTTAAACTGGCTGCCGAGCGCCTCGAGTATGTCTTCGGGTACAAGCTGGTGGAACTGGAACCCAAAAGCAATACGTACATCCTGATCAACACTCTGGAACCGGTGGAGGAGGATGCTGAGGTGAGAGGCGATCAGGGCACGCCCACCACCGGCCTCCTGATGATTGTTTTAGGTCTCATCTTTATGAAGGGCAATACCATCAAGGAAACGGAGGTCTGGGACTTCCTGCGTCGCTTGGGGGTGTACCCCACAAAGAAGCATTTAGTTTTTGGGGACCCAAAGAAACTTATTACCGAAGAATTTGTGCGACAGCGTTACCTGGAGTACCGGCGGATACCCCACACTGATCCTGTAGACTATGAATTCCAGTGGGGTCCCCGAACCAACCTGGAAACCAGCAAGATGAAAGTTCTTAAGTTTGTGGCCAAAGTCCATAATCAAGATCCCAAGGACTGGCCAGCACAGTACTGTGAGGCTTTGGCAGATGAGGAGGCCAGGGCCAGACCTGAGACAGGTGGCCCCACTCCCTCCTCTTGA